One genomic window of Nakamurella panacisegetis includes the following:
- a CDS encoding ABC transporter ATP-binding protein codes for MSLLEVDDIEVRYGAIKALKGVSFEVEEGEIVALLGANGAGKTTTQKTVSGMLRPALGQIRYDGQRIDGIPAHELIHLGICHVPEGRHVFPLMTVAENLEMGAFRFKKPDEKVLEHVLELFPRMQERYKQQAGTLSGGEQQMLAIGRALMGKPRLLLLDEPSMGLAPLIVKQIFDIIKEINGEGVTVLLVEQNATQALGLANRGYVLETGEIVLTGTGQDLLADDRVRAAYLGEEIAS; via the coding sequence ATGAGTCTGCTGGAGGTCGACGACATCGAGGTGCGCTACGGCGCGATCAAGGCGCTCAAGGGCGTCAGCTTCGAGGTCGAGGAGGGCGAGATCGTCGCGCTGCTGGGAGCCAACGGCGCCGGCAAGACGACCACCCAGAAGACCGTGTCGGGCATGCTCCGCCCGGCCCTGGGTCAGATCCGGTACGACGGCCAGCGCATCGACGGCATCCCGGCCCACGAGCTGATCCACCTCGGGATCTGTCACGTGCCGGAAGGCCGTCACGTGTTCCCGCTGATGACGGTGGCGGAGAACCTGGAGATGGGGGCCTTCCGGTTCAAGAAGCCGGACGAGAAGGTGCTCGAGCACGTGCTGGAGCTCTTCCCTCGCATGCAGGAGCGCTACAAGCAGCAGGCCGGGACGTTGTCCGGCGGCGAGCAGCAGATGCTCGCCATCGGGCGGGCCCTGATGGGCAAGCCCCGGTTGCTGCTCCTGGACGAGCCGTCGATGGGGCTGGCCCCGCTGATCGTCAAACAGATCTTCGACATCATCAAGGAGATCAACGGCGAAGGCGTCACGGTGCTGCTGGTCGAGCAGAACGCCACCCAGGCCCTCGGCCTGGCCAACCGCGGCTACGTGCTGGAGACCGGCGAGATCGTGCTGACCGGTACCGGCCAGGACCTGCTGGCCGACGACCGGGTACGGGCGGCCTACCTCGGCGAGGAGATCGCCTCCTAG
- a CDS encoding hotdog fold thioesterase has translation MTEATTDGLTVEQANAMRGELAERIGIELTEVSTERVAGRMPVVGNRQPFDLLHGGATAALAETLGSFHAQVAAGQTGTAVGIELSCSHHRAARDGYVYGVSTPLQVGRTVASFEIVVSNEDRQRVCTARLTCIIRQTVKPT, from the coding sequence ATGACCGAGGCAACCACGGACGGCTTGACCGTCGAGCAGGCGAACGCGATGCGCGGCGAACTGGCCGAACGCATCGGCATCGAATTGACCGAGGTGTCCACCGAGCGGGTGGCCGGGCGGATGCCGGTCGTCGGGAATCGGCAGCCGTTCGATCTGCTGCACGGCGGCGCGACCGCGGCGCTGGCCGAGACGCTCGGCTCGTTCCACGCCCAGGTGGCCGCCGGCCAGACCGGCACCGCGGTCGGGATCGAGCTGAGCTGTTCGCACCACCGCGCCGCGCGGGACGGCTACGTGTACGGCGTCTCGACCCCGTTGCAGGTCGGCCGGACCGTCGCGTCGTTCGAGATCGTGGTCAGCAACGAGGACCGGCAGCGGGTGTGCACGGCCCGCCTGACCTGCATCATCCGTCAGACCGTGAAGCCGACCTGA